Proteins encoded by one window of Anopheles maculipalpis chromosome 2RL, idAnoMacuDA_375_x, whole genome shotgun sequence:
- the LOC126557964 gene encoding uncharacterized protein LOC126557964: protein MTEELQTQQQAPAAPMQPQPKQRLGPQDYRNSELVTKLMAANPPYLYSPAVGPHNFFFSEMLRSLVANKRNESLRNASEQLHHHQHQQQQPTQQHHPQQQPQQSVPHPNHLTNHLTLQAASSRRPRKRSWSQHRYYPEAIKEGKDVDDKLRPTQPEKPLELTNKLSAFSRNISSTAPKYPDGLEPSEGFKAPTFQERKSDDSKPPTTAAGVSEKSPINNTTLIQEPPAASMPPSDLILPPPPPVWYPPLYPPYGIDPLHFFIDLRVSGHIYDRKKESNSSNSSDDSLLSVKREHSKLIGTGNDRQGSAFSVPKPRETGTIGGTRTTPINLAAPQEDGDGVTGEVGYGGKESTEQHTPPMGSLFLGDVTDHKTMEAIKSTNYVLQNLPRIYGDLNGNHKIADRCLTDDETNGNMSDEQEQDSKSVGSTDDLIGDDSKYKDVDLNVISDEESIAVDEN from the coding sequence ATGACTGAAGAATTGCAGACCCAACAGCAGGCCCCGGCGGCTCCAATGCAACCACAGCCAAAGCAACGTCTCGGCCCACAAGACTATCGCAACTCAGAGCTAGTAACGAAATTGATGGCCGCCAATCCGCCTTATCTCTATTCACCGGCGGTTGGTCCGCACAATTTCTTCTTCAGCGAAATGCTTCGATCGTTGGTGGCCAACAAGCGGAACGAAAGTTTGCGCAACGCATCGGAACAActgcaccatcatcagcaccagcaacagcagcctaCGCAACAACATCATCCCCAACAACAGCCACAGCAGTCAGTTCCACATCCGAACCATCTTACAAATCATTTGACATTGCAAGCGGCATCATCCCGTCGGCCTCGCAAACGCTCCTGGAGCCAGCATCGATACTATCCGGAAGCAATAAAAGAAGGCAAAGACGTCGATGACAAACTGCGGCCTACCCAGCCGGAGAAGCCTCTCGAGCTGACCAACAAACTGTCTGCTTTCAGTCGAAACATTTCCTCCACGGCACCGAAATATCCCGACGGACTCGAACCATCCGAAGGCTTCAAAGCACCAACGTTCCAGGAACGAAAATCGGACGACTCGAAACCACCGACGACTGCGGCTGGCGTTTCGGAAAAGTCTCCCATCAATAATACGACCCTCATTCAGGAACCACCGGCAGCTTCGATGCCCCCATCAGATCTCATactcccaccaccaccacccgtcTGGTACCCACCGCTCTATCCACCGTACGGTATCGATCCGTTACATTTCTTCATTGATCTACGCGTCTCGGGACATATCTACGATCgcaaaaaagaatcaaactCATCGAACAGCTCCGATGATTCACTTCTGTCGGTCAAGCGCGAACACTCGAAGCTCATCGGCACGGGCAACGATCGACAAGGGTCAGCATTTAGCGTACCGAAGCCCCGAGAAACGGGGACGATTGGTGGTACCAGAACGACTCCGATTAATCTTGCCGCTCCCCAAGaggacggtgatggtgttacGGGAGAGGTTGGCTACGGGGGCAAAGAATCGACCGAACAACACACTCCACCGATGGGATCACTGTTCTTGGGCGATGTTACCGACCACAAGACGATGGAAGCGATCAAGAGCACCAACTATGTGCTGCAGAACCTTCCAAGGATTTATGGGGATTTGAACGGGAATCACAAGATCGCCGATCGATGCTTGACGGACGATGAGACGAATGGGAATATGAGCGATGAGCAGGAGCAGGACAGCAAATCCGTTGGATCGACGGATGATTTGATTGGGGATGACAGTAAATACAAAGACGTGGATTTGAATGTGATCTCCGACGAGGAATCTATTGCAGTCGATgagaattaa
- the LOC126559956 gene encoding G kinase-anchoring protein 1-like translates to MFTVVPSRFAGLKIEDDDDGFRKPKQKSKATANTKPKQTAGKNSTTQQTTPQQQTKKPKPKPQKAKPSNDTIQEEQWSKWQQKDTELVEKSYMSDLEQALLLSKLDFEANKTKYNQLERESKQSAAKDKKPKTLSLQEFQEKVSKELNEKQLQKKRQQEEAEYNRNYTFFEQIDLETKQILNKEQMKTLLQQNNSKSAHGKESPKKDSSPAAEPCLSELDLLKVENLNLKEEIALLRDRYRKVIAMLKNGEMKEKTELMIEIEKLRKVQEDMTVEMTALYGQLEQAKSRTNQESKGKEKPTNRGIQH, encoded by the exons ATGTTTACGGTGGTCCCTTCGAGATTCGCTggactgaaaatcgaagacgatgacgatgggTTTAGGAAACCGAAGCAAAAATCCAAAGCCACTGCAAACaccaaacccaaacaaactGCAGGGAAAAACTCAactacacaacaaacaacacctcaacagcaaacgaaaaaacctAAACCA AAACCACAAAAGGCTAAACCTTCGAACGATACAATACAGGAGGAGCAGTGGTCCAAATGGCAGCAGAAGGACACGGAACTGGTAGAGAAATCGTACATGAGCGATCTCGAGCAAGCGCTACTCCTTTCCAAGCTTGATttcgaagcaaacaaaacaaagtatAATCAGTTGGAACGAGAATCGAAACAGTCAGCAGCCAaagacaaaaaaccaaaaacactaTCCTTACAAGAATTCCAAGAGAAAGTCAGCAAGGAGTTGAATGAAAAGCAGCTTCAGAAAAAGCGCCAACAGGAGGAGGCAGAGTATAATAGAAATTACACGTTCTTCGAACAAATCGATCTCGAAACTAAACAAATACTCAACAAGGAGCAGATGAAAACGCtgttacaacaaaacaattccaaatCGGCACACGGCAAAGAATCTCCAAAGAAGGATAGCTCCCCGGCGGCGGAACCATGTCTCAGCGAATTAGATCTGCTTAAAGTTGAAAATTTGAACTTAAAGGAAGAAATTGCGCTTCTCCGTGATCGATACAGAAAGGTAATTGCAATGCTGAAGAATGGAGAAATGAAAGAGAAGACGGAGCTGATGATTGAAATCGAAAAGCTACGAAAGGTACAGGAAGATATGACGGTAGAGATGACCGCGCTGTACGGGCAGTTGGAACAAGCCAAGTCTCGCACGAATCAAGAGTccaagggaaaggaaaaaccgaCCAATCGCGGAATACAACATTAG
- the LOC126559289 gene encoding uncharacterized protein LOC126559289, giving the protein MTKRPFTAKFPKTPENGDEVLIRGKLHNDARSFSVNFCLPRPPHQTEHDTPSFILYHFKTIYDDASNASRVVQNWKNLHWQQEEVFENRWHVDRSKTFRVIFRLHEDCIKMFVNSVDHPPDYEFSVQLPLDQVESIELWDDVENVEEISFRYDNRTRKS; this is encoded by the exons ATGACCAAACGTCCATTTACGGCCAAATTCCCGAAAACTCCCGAAAATGGTGATGAAGTGCTGATACGAGGCAAGCTGCACAACGATGCAAGAAG TTTTTCCGTGAATTTCTGCCTTCCGCGGCCACCCCATCAAACGGAGCACGATACACCGTCCTTCATTTTGTACcattttaaaacgatttacGACGATGCAAGCAACGCCAGCCGAGTGGTGCAAAACTGGAAGAATCTTCACTGGCAGCAGGAGGAAGTGTTCGAGAACCGTTGGCACGTGGATCGAAGCAAAACATTTCGCGTAATATTCCGACTGCACGAAGACTGTATCAAGATGTTCGTTAACAGTGTGGACCATCCGCCGGACTATGAGTTTTCGGTACAGTTGCCGCTCGATCAGGTCGAATCGATCGAGCTGTGGGACGATGTGGAGAACGTGGAGGAGATATCATTCCGGTACGATAACAGAACCCGTAAGTCATGA
- the LOC126557131 gene encoding nuclear cap-binding protein subunit 1: MNRRRAYEDDGDFYGERNKKRRRVSENQEMEERLETLILRVGENSSSSLESNLEGLVSVLESDLGNFRSKILRILSDCPIKMPEKCTIYSTMVGLMNAKNYNFGGEFVEYMVKTFKDSLKQCQWDAARYALRFLADLVNCHVISTNSLLQLLDSMVDAANEDNVPQVRRDWYVFAVLSTLPWVGRELYEKKESALENLLVRIEVFLNKRTKKHHNALRVWSVDAPHPQEEYLDCLWAQIRKLRQDNWTEKHIPRPYLAFDSVLCEALQHNIPVIHPPPHQDSFEYPMPWVVYRMFDYTDCPPGPILPGAHSIERFLIEEHLHSIIEMHRWERKECAIHLLMLPYKDKIPLEYCIVEVIFAELFHMPTPRYLEICYGSILIELCKQQPSKMPQVLAQATEILFMRIDSMNTSCFDRFVNWFSYHLSNFQFRWSWDDWDSCLLLENEHPRPKFIQEVLLKCLRFSYHDRFKEMMPEGYAKLIPKPPMPHYKYSMEGAASLPGTATAHKLVVAIRQKCNDEDVLSELNDLPNSRDASDMDMAEAPFNPLKIDVFVQTLLNLGSKSFSHSFAAISKFHTVFKALAETEEAQICILHNMFELWVDHQQMMVVIVDKLLKVQIVECSVVATWVFSKEMVGEFTKMYLWEILHLTIKKMNQHVTKLSREMNEAKEKLARTVESSSSESEDEASPNPQKHRKNTEGSGEKPTEEQVERMEEKLEAAYVDQKRLFLIIFQRFIMILSEHLVKCDTDGRDYDTDWYRWTIGRLQQVFMMHHEQVQKYSSTLESLLFTSDLDPHILDVFHQFTALRA, encoded by the exons ATGAATCGGAGACGCGCATACGAAGATGATGGGGACTTTTACGGTG AGCGCAACAAAAAACGCCGCAGGGTATCCGAAAACCAGGAGATGGAAGAGCGTTTAGAAACGCTGATCCTACGAGTCGGCGAAAACAGTTCCTCCTCGCTGGAATCGAACCTGGAAGGGTTGGTGTCGGTGCTCGAGTCCGATCTGGGGAACTTTCGGAGCAAAATTCTCCGCATCCTGTCGGATTGTCCGATCAAAATGCCGGAAAAGTGTACCATATACTCGACCATGGTGGGACTAATGAACGCCAAGAACTACAACTTTGGCGGTGAGTTCGTGGAGTACATGGTGAAAACGTTCAAGGATAGCTTAAAGCAGTGCCAGTGGGATGCGGCCAGGTATGCACTCCGCTTTCTGGCCGATCTAGTAAACTGTCACGTCATTTCGACGAATTCGCTGCTCCAGCTGCTGGACAGTATGGTCGATGCGGCCAACGAGGACAATGTCCCACAGGTGCGCCGCGATTGGTACGTGTTTGCGGTGCTATCGACCCTACCGTGGGTCGGTCGGGAGCTGTACGAGAAGAAGGAATCGGCACTGGAAAACTTGCTAGTGCGTATCGAAGTGTTCCTGAACAAGCGCACCAAGAAGCATCATAACGCGCTTCGTGTTTGGTCGGTCGATGCACCCCATCCCCAGGAAGAGTATCTCGACTGTCTGTGGGCTCAGATTCGGAAGTTACGGCAGGATAATTGGACCGAGAAGCACATTCCTCGACCGTATCTGGCGTTCGATTCGGTGCTGTGTGAGGCACTGCAACACAACATCCCCGTGATTCATCCACCACCGCATCAGGATTCGTTTGAGTATCCGATGCCGTGGGTCGTGTATCGTATGTTCGATTACACTGACTGTCCTCCGGGCCCGATTCTGCCCGGAGCACATTCAATCGAACGTTTCCTGATCGAGGAACATCTGCACTCGATCATCGAAATGCATCGCTGGGAGCGTAAGGAATGCGCCATCCATCTGCTGATGCTACCGTACAAGGACAAAATTCCGCTGGAGTACTGTATCGTGGAAGTGATCTTTGCGGAACTGTTTCACATGCCTACGCCGCGCTACCTCGAGATATGCTACGGATCAATACTGATCGAGCTGTGCAAGCAGCAGCCGTCCAAGATGCCGCAGGTGCTGGCACAGGCCACAGAAATTCTGTTCATGCGTATCGATTCGATGAATACGTCGTGTTTCGATCGGTTCGTCAACTGGTTCTCGTACCATCTGAGCAATTTCCAGTTCCGTTGGTCGTGGGACGATTGGGACAGCTGTCTGCTGCTTGAAAACGAACATCCTCGACCAAAGTTCATACAGGAGGTGTTGCTAAAGTGCTTGAG ATTTTCGTACCACGATCGCTTCAAAGAAATGATGCCGGAAGGATATGCGAAACTGATTCCCAAACCACCCATGCCTCACTACAAGTACTCGATGGAAGGTGCTg CATCCTTGCCGGGAACAGCAACTGCACATAAGCTTGTGGTAGCTATTCGTCAGAAATGTAATGATGAGGATGTCCTGAGCGAGCTGAACGATTTGCCGAACTCTAGGGATGCGTCAGACATGGACATGGCTGAGGCGCCTTTCAACCCACTGAAAATTGACGTTTTCGTGCAAACGTTGTTGAATCTGGGCTCTAAGAGTTTCTCCCACAGCTTTGCTGCAATTTCAAAGTTTCATACCGTATTTAAG GCCCTGGCAGAAACGGAGGAAGCTCAGATTTGCATTCTACACAATATGTTCGAACTGTGGGTTGATCATCAGCAGATGATGGTCGTTATCGTGGATAAACTTCTCAAGGTGCAGATCGTCGAATGTTCCGTTGTAGCGACGTGGGTCTTTTCGAAGGAAATGGTGGGTGAGTTCACAAAAATGTATTTGTGGGAAATTTTGCATCTCACTATAAAGAAGATGAACCAACACGTCACTAAGCTGA GCCGAGAAATgaatgaagcaaaagaaaagctagCCCGCACAGTAGAATCTTCAAGCAGCGAGTCGGAAGACGAAGCTTCGCCCAATCCTCAGAAACATCGCAAAAACACAGAAGGATCGGGCGAAAAGCCAACCGAAGAACAGGTGGAACGAATGGAAGAGAAGCTGGAAGCGGCTTACGTAGATCAGAAGCGTCTGTTTTTGATCATATTCCAACGATTCATCATGATACTGTCGGAACATCTGGTCAAGTGTGACACAGACGGACGGGACTACGACACCGATTGGTATCGCTGGACTATTGGTCGGTTACAGCAAGTGTTTATGATG CACCACGAGCAAGTGCAAAAATACAGCAGTACATTGGAAAGTTTGCTATTTACGTCCGATCTCGACCCGCACATACTGGATGTGTTTCACCAGTTCACCGCGCTGCGAGCATAA